A window from Candidatus Neomarinimicrobiota bacterium encodes these proteins:
- a CDS encoding galactose mutarotase: MAESKPSIAQKPFGTLEDGTEVSLFTLRNADGITVEITNYGGTIVSAMIPDTKGYFADVIVGQDAMEAILHGDNPYFGALIGRYANRIDGGSFQMDGQTYELAQNDGSNHLHGGEIGFDKRIWDAKPMETEEGVALQLKYLSEDMEEGYPGNLETTVFYTLTNGNELRIEYKATTDAKTIVNFTNHAYWNLAGKGTVLDHEMTINASTFTPVNENLIPTGEMQPVDDTPFDFRKPKRIGRDIDANDQQITYANGGFDHNWVLNKPEPGASTMAARVTDPESRRMLEVWTTEPGMQFYSGNYLKGMHLSKGRDLEKHSALALETQHFPDSPNQPDFPSVELLPGEMYTQTTIYRFGLRK; encoded by the coding sequence ATGGCAGAAAGTAAACCATCGATTGCTCAAAAACCGTTTGGTACACTCGAAGACGGCACGGAAGTAAGCCTGTTCACCCTCCGGAATGCGGACGGTATTACGGTGGAGATTACGAATTACGGGGGCACTATTGTTTCTGCCATGATTCCCGATACCAAAGGCTACTTTGCCGACGTAATTGTGGGGCAGGATGCCATGGAAGCCATTCTCCATGGGGATAACCCCTATTTTGGCGCGCTTATTGGTCGGTATGCTAACCGGATTGATGGGGGAAGTTTTCAGATGGACGGCCAGACTTACGAACTGGCGCAAAACGACGGCTCAAACCATCTTCACGGTGGTGAGATCGGTTTTGACAAGCGAATATGGGATGCGAAGCCGATGGAAACAGAGGAAGGAGTTGCTCTACAGCTAAAATACCTGAGCGAGGATATGGAGGAAGGGTACCCCGGGAACCTGGAGACGACGGTCTTTTATACCCTGACCAACGGAAATGAATTACGCATTGAGTACAAGGCCACGACCGATGCGAAGACGATTGTGAATTTTACAAACCATGCTTATTGGAATCTCGCGGGGAAGGGGACTGTGCTGGACCATGAAATGACAATTAATGCAAGCACCTTCACGCCGGTTAATGAGAACCTGATCCCCACCGGTGAAATGCAGCCCGTTGACGACACACCCTTCGATTTTCGGAAACCAAAGCGCATTGGCAGGGATATTGACGCGAACGATCAGCAGATTACCTACGCCAATGGTGGCTTCGATCATAACTGGGTCCTGAATAAACCCGAACCAGGCGCATCAACGATGGCAGCGCGCGTTACTGATCCGGAATCCCGGCGGATGCTCGAAGTCTGGACTACCGAGCCGGGGATGCAGTTTTACTCCGGCAATTATCTGAAGGGGATGCATCTTTCCAAAGGCAGAGATTTGGAGAAACACAGCGCGTTGGCTCTGGAAACACAGCACTTCCCGGATTCGCCGAATCAGCCGGATTTTCCCTCTGTGGAATTATTGCCCGGCGAAATGTATACCCAGACTACAATCTACCGGTTCGGGCTTCGGAAGTAG
- the kduD gene encoding 2-dehydro-3-deoxy-D-gluconate 5-dehydrogenase KduD, with protein sequence MLDKFSLDGKVAIVTGASRGLGEGMALGLAEAGADIVALARDTKKLENTAKKVKERGQKVLPMECDVTDLDRYKEVLQEAQNELGSVDILVNNAGIIRRAPAKDYPDDYWYDVIETNLNAVFMLSRETGKIMIDQDSGKIINIASLLSFTGGITVPSYSASKGGVMQVTKALANEWAQHNVQVNAIAPGYYETDNTAPLQEDENRYKAISERIPTGRWGQPEDLQGAVVFLASEASTYVNGHVLVVDGGWTAR encoded by the coding sequence ATTCTGGACAAATTTAGTCTCGATGGCAAAGTGGCAATCGTCACCGGCGCCAGCCGCGGGCTCGGCGAAGGGATGGCGCTTGGCCTTGCCGAAGCCGGTGCGGATATCGTTGCGCTGGCCCGGGATACGAAAAAGTTGGAAAATACCGCAAAAAAAGTGAAGGAGCGCGGGCAAAAAGTTCTACCGATGGAATGCGATGTCACTGATCTTGATCGATACAAAGAAGTCCTACAGGAAGCACAAAATGAGCTCGGCTCCGTGGATATTCTGGTGAACAATGCCGGGATTATCCGGCGGGCACCTGCCAAAGATTACCCTGATGACTACTGGTATGATGTGATTGAGACAAATCTGAATGCGGTTTTCATGCTCAGCCGCGAAACCGGAAAAATTATGATAGACCAGGATTCCGGAAAGATCATTAATATCGCGTCGCTGCTCAGCTTCACCGGTGGAATCACGGTACCATCTTACAGCGCAAGTAAAGGAGGCGTTATGCAGGTAACCAAGGCGCTGGCCAACGAATGGGCTCAGCACAATGTACAAGTGAATGCTATTGCGCCTGGTTATTACGAAACAGATAATACGGCACCGTTACAGGAAGATGAAAACCGGTACAAGGCAATTTCCGAGCGTATTCCGACCGGGCGCTGGGGACAGCCGGAGGATTTACAAGGCGCTGTGGTTTTTCTCGCCTCGGAAGCCTCAACCTATGTGAACGGTCATGTGCTGGTCGTCGACGGCGGTTGGACCGCACGGTAA
- a CDS encoding alcohol dehydrogenase catalytic domain-containing protein: MKAAVLTEYGQFRYKEVPTPETNEDQVLVKVGYASICGTDLHVFGGNFTERTSLPLILGHEFAGTVVETGANVTTLQTGDRVAVDPIIWCGECLPCRNEHYPACENLKLLGIDMDGGFAEYVAVDPAMAFPVGDSVSDRHAALVEVCSIGFHATNRAQVTARDSLAIWGVGRVGQCILQASRTKTNEPIFAIDVIEERIQHAAEFNDNVIPINAQNENPLQLIKEKTGGHGVDIAFESVGHAKEMPEISNPVQGAISSIRNGGTVCVLGLGNEPSEILTKELVLKEASLITSRVTHGEFREAIAAMEAGQINPESLVSAEYLISEIQDAVTALKASPQKFMKVLLQVNG, encoded by the coding sequence ATGAAAGCAGCAGTCCTCACTGAATACGGCCAGTTTCGGTACAAAGAGGTACCCACGCCGGAAACCAATGAAGACCAGGTCCTGGTGAAAGTCGGATACGCCAGTATTTGTGGGACGGATCTCCATGTGTTTGGGGGGAATTTTACGGAGCGTACGTCTTTGCCGTTGATACTGGGCCACGAATTCGCCGGGACGGTTGTAGAAACCGGAGCCAACGTCACCACGCTCCAGACCGGTGACCGGGTCGCCGTTGATCCGATTATCTGGTGTGGGGAATGCCTGCCCTGCCGGAATGAGCACTATCCGGCGTGCGAAAACCTGAAATTGCTCGGTATCGATATGGACGGCGGATTTGCGGAGTATGTGGCTGTTGATCCCGCAATGGCTTTTCCGGTGGGCGACTCGGTTTCAGATCGGCATGCCGCGCTGGTGGAAGTCTGTTCCATCGGCTTTCATGCCACGAACCGGGCCCAGGTTACTGCCAGAGATTCTCTGGCAATTTGGGGTGTCGGTCGTGTGGGACAGTGTATCCTCCAGGCGTCCAGGACAAAAACGAACGAACCCATCTTTGCCATAGATGTCATCGAAGAGCGGATTCAACACGCCGCCGAATTCAACGATAATGTTATCCCCATTAACGCTCAGAACGAAAATCCTCTGCAATTAATCAAGGAGAAAACAGGCGGACACGGTGTGGATATTGCGTTCGAATCGGTGGGGCACGCCAAAGAAATGCCGGAGATCTCTAATCCGGTGCAGGGGGCCATCTCGAGCATCCGGAACGGCGGAACGGTTTGCGTTTTGGGCCTCGGCAACGAGCCATCGGAGATCCTTACAAAAGAATTAGTTCTAAAGGAAGCATCCCTGATCACATCCCGGGTGACACATGGGGAATTTCGCGAAGCCATAGCTGCAATGGAAGCCGGACAAATTAATCCGGAGTCACTTGTTTCTGCAGAATACCTGATATCGGAAATACAGGATGCGGTTACAGCACTTAAAGCCTCCCCACAAAAATTTATGAAGGTGTTGCTGCAAGTAAATGGGTAG
- a CDS encoding glycoside hydrolase family 88 protein, which translates to MEKLYSRIVRFFLGITLLFCVGSLFSPNNVNAQTDGRQPLDWAKDMVSSVDFRNPNGIAPYDWTYTTGTVLRAFEELWEFTGDSVYLEYTEGNFDNLVTSSGHINDYNMSDYNIDMIKNGSIMLFLYEETGKEKFKTAANTLREQLDGHPRTSDGGFWHKKRYPDQMWLDGLYMGAPFLARYAEMFNQPADFDDAAKQILLIEEHNKDPETGLYYHGWEEVHDTTDENELSPGRNQTWSDPETGQSPAFWGRAIGWFGMSLVDVLDYLPQDHENRDDVLRVLRNLTAAMADFQDEETGVWWQVVDQGDREGNYLESSVSSMMLYMMAKGIRKGYLDRDTWLPVTTKAYNGIIEEFIEENSDGTLDLTQTCITAGLGNGRSGTFEYYVYEEGIRANDPKALGPFINGCFEMHLLNNLPGPTNLNATPVSESEIELTWEDNSDEEDGFKIEQADSGEFSQIAQVSVDDESYQVGSLSSLTEYTFRVRAFKADTNSFYSNEATAMTLGENGAPAYASNPAPEDGAVSVDTTGTILRWEGGAATESHDVYFGATNPPPSVGNQTENSYDPGELVSETTYYWRIDEVNTNGTTEGHLWSLRTEAAPLPEVLTAHWSLDETSGTTMRDSADYSINGTLHNMSDDAWSNGAIGGGLQFDGQDDYVLVPHNDYINFGIGSFSVAFWLKQSVENEHMRYLIKGTHSDPGTGKRYEVFHHAENQVRFAIDDNSTKTSLQVSNDDFVTGNWVHVVAIRNTEKEQVYLYVNGTNVGYEQDVTGDISQNEDMYIGVSPDEDNTYLEATLDDIRLYNYALSKSQIQNLYSQVGVESNGDLPDRYKLAVSSYPNPFNPVTTIEYTIPEQSEINLSVYNLLGEKVRSLVNSVQVQGQYSYRFDAAGLSSGVYICRLRMNNEIRTTKLLLLK; encoded by the coding sequence ATGGAAAAGCTTTATTCGCGCATTGTTCGATTTTTCCTTGGAATTACTTTGCTGTTCTGTGTGGGCAGCCTGTTTTCTCCAAATAATGTTAATGCCCAAACGGATGGCCGCCAACCCCTTGACTGGGCAAAGGATATGGTCAGCTCTGTTGATTTCCGTAATCCCAACGGGATAGCTCCGTATGATTGGACGTACACAACGGGGACGGTATTGCGGGCGTTTGAAGAACTCTGGGAGTTCACCGGTGATAGTGTGTATCTCGAATACACCGAAGGGAATTTTGATAACCTGGTCACCTCCAGCGGGCATATTAACGATTATAACATGTCCGATTACAATATCGACATGATCAAAAACGGCAGCATTATGCTTTTCCTGTATGAAGAAACCGGGAAAGAGAAATTTAAAACCGCGGCCAATACACTCCGTGAACAGCTGGATGGACACCCGCGGACCTCGGATGGCGGCTTTTGGCACAAGAAACGGTACCCGGATCAGATGTGGCTGGATGGGTTATACATGGGAGCGCCGTTTCTCGCACGGTACGCGGAAATGTTTAATCAACCGGCGGATTTTGATGATGCGGCCAAGCAGATTTTGCTCATTGAAGAGCACAACAAAGATCCGGAGACCGGTCTGTACTACCACGGCTGGGAAGAGGTGCACGATACAACTGATGAAAATGAGCTGAGCCCGGGGCGGAATCAAACCTGGTCTGATCCGGAAACCGGGCAGTCGCCGGCGTTTTGGGGCCGCGCTATCGGTTGGTTCGGGATGTCTCTGGTAGATGTGCTCGATTACCTGCCACAGGATCACGAGAACCGGGACGACGTCCTTCGCGTCCTGCGAAACCTTACCGCTGCTATGGCCGACTTCCAGGATGAGGAGACCGGCGTCTGGTGGCAGGTAGTAGATCAGGGCGACCGGGAGGGGAACTACCTGGAATCCTCGGTCTCGAGTATGATGCTCTATATGATGGCGAAGGGCATCCGAAAGGGGTATCTGGATCGGGACACCTGGCTGCCTGTGACCACAAAAGCGTATAACGGTATCATAGAAGAATTTATCGAGGAAAACAGCGACGGAACCCTCGATTTGACTCAAACCTGTATCACTGCTGGACTCGGTAATGGCAGATCGGGGACATTCGAATATTATGTATATGAGGAAGGGATTCGAGCAAATGATCCCAAAGCCCTCGGCCCGTTCATCAACGGGTGCTTCGAAATGCATCTGCTGAACAATCTGCCGGGACCGACGAATTTGAATGCAACGCCTGTATCGGAATCCGAAATCGAGCTAACATGGGAAGATAACTCCGATGAAGAAGATGGGTTTAAAATTGAGCAGGCGGACAGCGGTGAATTCAGTCAGATCGCCCAGGTAAGCGTTGATGATGAGAGTTATCAGGTTGGAAGTCTGTCATCGCTAACCGAATACACATTCAGGGTCAGGGCGTTTAAAGCGGACACAAATTCGTTTTACAGTAACGAAGCCACCGCCATGACGCTCGGTGAGAATGGTGCCCCGGCATATGCGAGTAATCCCGCACCAGAGGATGGCGCAGTGTCGGTGGACACCACCGGAACGATACTTCGCTGGGAAGGCGGTGCCGCCACAGAATCCCACGATGTCTATTTCGGTGCAACCAATCCACCGCCATCCGTCGGAAACCAGACGGAGAATTCCTACGATCCCGGCGAATTAGTCAGCGAGACCACCTATTACTGGCGAATTGATGAAGTCAATACAAACGGTACCACAGAAGGTCACCTCTGGAGCCTTCGGACCGAAGCGGCTCCGTTACCAGAAGTGCTGACGGCGCACTGGTCCCTGGACGAAACGTCAGGTACCACCATGAGGGATTCTGCTGATTATAGTATCAACGGTACGTTGCATAACATGAGCGACGACGCATGGTCTAACGGGGCAATTGGCGGGGGATTACAGTTCGATGGGCAGGACGACTATGTCCTCGTACCGCATAACGACTACATCAACTTCGGTATTGGGAGCTTTTCTGTCGCTTTCTGGCTGAAGCAATCCGTGGAGAACGAACACATGCGCTATCTGATTAAGGGCACCCACTCGGATCCCGGAACTGGCAAGCGATATGAGGTGTTTCACCACGCGGAGAACCAGGTCAGGTTTGCTATTGACGACAATTCGACCAAAACCAGTCTACAGGTCTCAAATGACGATTTCGTCACCGGGAACTGGGTTCACGTGGTCGCCATCAGGAATACGGAGAAAGAGCAGGTGTATTTGTACGTCAATGGTACCAACGTGGGCTACGAGCAGGATGTGACGGGAGATATTTCCCAGAATGAAGATATGTATATCGGTGTTTCTCCTGATGAAGATAATACCTACCTGGAAGCGACCCTGGACGATATCAGGCTGTACAATTATGCACTCAGTAAGTCCCAAATTCAGAACTTATACAGTCAGGTCGGTGTTGAGTCTAACGGTGACTTACCCGACAGATATAAGTTAGCTGTTTCCAGTTATCCCAATCCGTTCAATCCGGTGACAACCATCGAATATACCATCCCGGAACAGTCTGAGATCAATCTGTCAGTTTACAATCTGCTGGGCGAAAAAGTCCGATCGCTCGTAAATTCCGTACAGGTGCAGGGGCAATATTCCTACCGGTTTGACGCCGCAGGTTTAAGCAGTGGTGTGTATATCTGCAGGCTCCGGATGAATAACGAAATACGCACGACGAAGCTCCTGTTATTAAAATGA
- the xylA gene encoding xylose isomerase, translating into MSTKVTIGNREYFQGIERIQYEGPKSRNPLAFKYYDEEKVVAGKTMKEHFRFAVAYWHSFCGTGDDPFGDPTMDYPWLEGDDSMDVAKQKLDAAFEFFTKLGVPFYCFHDRDLAPEGDSVAESEKNLRTLTELAGQKQEVSGVNLLWGTAQLFVHPRYMNGAATNPDFNVIPHAAAQVKTVMDATVALGGSNFVFWGGREGYYSLLNTDMKREREHLGTFLKKARDYGRKIGFEGQFLIEPKPMEPTKHQYDFDVAAVVNFIREFGLEDDFKINIENNHAQLAGHTFAHEIQAAADAGLLGSLDVNQGDMHVGWDTDEFLHNIYDATEMMLVLLRSGGLAPGGMNFDAKLRRSSTDLEDLFISHISSMDTLARGLLVADRILNESEYPEMLKERYASYDSGDGAAFEKGNLDLESLAKMAHDIGEPEKRSGKQELYESIVNQYI; encoded by the coding sequence ATGTCCACCAAAGTCACCATTGGAAACCGGGAATATTTTCAGGGAATTGAGCGGATTCAGTATGAAGGACCAAAATCGAGGAATCCGCTGGCGTTTAAGTATTACGACGAGGAGAAAGTCGTTGCAGGTAAGACCATGAAGGAGCACTTTCGGTTTGCCGTGGCATATTGGCATTCCTTCTGTGGTACCGGGGACGATCCCTTTGGCGATCCCACCATGGATTATCCGTGGCTGGAGGGTGATGATTCCATGGATGTTGCAAAGCAGAAGTTGGATGCGGCGTTCGAATTTTTCACCAAACTCGGTGTTCCGTTTTACTGTTTCCACGATCGCGATTTGGCGCCGGAGGGAGATTCAGTCGCCGAATCTGAAAAGAATCTGAGAACGCTGACCGAGCTGGCAGGACAGAAGCAGGAAGTGTCCGGTGTGAATCTGTTGTGGGGCACGGCGCAGCTGTTTGTGCATCCCCGGTATATGAACGGCGCGGCGACGAATCCGGATTTTAACGTGATTCCGCACGCGGCAGCGCAGGTGAAGACAGTGATGGATGCAACGGTGGCGCTCGGCGGCAGTAACTTCGTCTTCTGGGGCGGCCGCGAAGGTTACTATTCGTTGCTGAATACCGATATGAAACGCGAGAGGGAGCATCTTGGTACCTTTCTGAAAAAAGCCCGGGATTACGGCCGCAAGATCGGCTTCGAGGGGCAGTTTCTCATCGAGCCCAAGCCGATGGAGCCCACCAAGCACCAATACGATTTCGACGTGGCCGCGGTCGTGAACTTTATCCGGGAATTTGGCCTGGAAGACGACTTTAAGATCAATATTGAAAACAATCACGCCCAGCTGGCTGGTCACACTTTTGCACACGAAATCCAGGCGGCAGCGGATGCCGGATTACTAGGCAGCCTGGACGTTAACCAGGGCGATATGCACGTCGGCTGGGACACGGACGAATTCCTCCACAATATCTATGACGCCACCGAAATGATGCTCGTCCTGCTGCGTTCCGGCGGTCTTGCTCCGGGCGGAATGAATTTCGACGCGAAACTTCGCCGGTCCTCTACTGACCTGGAAGACCTCTTCATCAGCCACATAAGTTCCATGGATACGCTGGCGAGAGGACTCCTGGTGGCCGATCGCATCCTGAACGAGTCAGAATATCCTGAGATGCTCAAAGAGCGCTACGCCAGTTACGACTCCGGCGACGGCGCCGCCTTTGAAAAAGGCAATCTGGATTTGGAATCTCTGGCAAAAATGGCGCACGACATCGGCGAGCCGGAAAAACGGAGCGGCAAACAGGAGTTGTACGAAAGCATCGTTAACCAGTATATCTGA
- the kduI gene encoding 5-dehydro-4-deoxy-D-glucuronate isomerase, with protein sequence MNMRYPVDTQKYKRMNSEELRNNFLVDEMFNPGQIDLTYSFTDRAVIGSAVPTGKTLELEGNKKYLSADYFTQRREVGVFNIGNTGTVTVNGEEYVLNNKEILYIGRENEEVKFDSKDAANPAQFYIMSYPAHKKYETQKGTKEEANLVELGDQEHASTRSLYQMIHPDGIPSCQLVMGYTELADGNVWNTMPAHTHLRRSEVYMYFDVDEDNVVFHLMGEPDEVRPLVMRNGDAVISPEWSFHGGSGTSNYAFVWAMGGENQDFDDMDLIDLNDLS encoded by the coding sequence ATGAATATGAGATATCCGGTGGATACTCAAAAATATAAACGGATGAACTCCGAGGAGCTACGGAATAATTTCCTGGTGGACGAGATGTTCAACCCAGGACAGATTGACCTAACCTATTCCTTTACCGATCGCGCCGTGATCGGATCGGCCGTTCCTACGGGTAAAACTCTGGAGCTGGAGGGGAACAAAAAGTATCTGTCCGCCGATTATTTCACCCAGCGTCGCGAGGTCGGAGTGTTCAACATTGGCAATACCGGCACTGTCACGGTCAACGGGGAAGAGTATGTACTTAACAACAAAGAAATTCTCTACATTGGCCGGGAAAATGAAGAGGTGAAATTTGACAGCAAAGATGCGGCGAATCCGGCGCAGTTTTACATCATGAGCTATCCCGCCCATAAGAAATATGAAACGCAGAAGGGCACAAAAGAGGAAGCGAATTTGGTGGAACTCGGCGACCAGGAACACGCCAGCACCCGTTCGCTATACCAGATGATTCATCCGGACGGGATCCCTAGCTGCCAGTTGGTCATGGGGTACACAGAGTTGGCCGACGGCAACGTTTGGAATACCATGCCGGCACATACCCATCTGCGGCGCTCGGAGGTCTATATGTACTTTGACGTCGATGAAGATAACGTCGTATTCCATCTGATGGGCGAACCGGACGAAGTCCGTCCGCTGGTGATGCGGAACGGCGACGCCGTGATTTCACCTGAATGGTCCTTCCACGGGGGTTCGGGAACATCGAACTATGCCTTTGTCTGGGCCATGGGCGGCGAAAACCAGGACTTCGACGATATGGATCTAATTGACCTGAACGATTTGTCCTGA
- the xylB gene encoding xylulokinase has protein sequence MYFAGLDVSTQSCKLVVIDDDSKDVVFVTAVNYDNDLPEYETKNGVIQGLPTGASESDPNMWLEAVDRVFGELTETDIPVEEIRCISVSGQQHGLVALDEKGDLTRPTSKLWNDFSTQEECEILTEKIGGLDAMIEEVGNSQRTGYTAAKIFHMVRHEPERYKKTTTLFLVHNYINWYLTGGVRVMEPGDTSGIALWDPRTGEWSGKVIQAIDSNLRDKLPPVEPSDATIGDISPSLAERFGFSTDCRIDAGSGDNMYGAIGTGNVTPGLVTVSLGTSGTAYSFMEEPYVDPTGEIAAFCDSTGHYLPLLCVSNLANGYNEILNLHEISHDEFNKIVSETEPGNSGKLLIPWYEGERTPDVPQAAPIYFGFGLDDFTRETLSRAVLEGHILSLYDGFRRMPIEVDEIRLTGGMSQSPAWCQTIADVFNAETVPVQGEGAALGAAVHASWAWKKENSTPETIEEAVEPYVILDEQNRKTPIPEYVEIHNIQKELFRALSLRVRGKDGKDPFALREQMEQ, from the coding sequence ATGTATTTTGCCGGTCTTGATGTTTCCACCCAGAGCTGTAAGCTGGTCGTCATTGATGACGATTCCAAAGATGTTGTTTTCGTTACCGCTGTCAATTACGATAACGATTTGCCGGAATACGAGACGAAAAACGGCGTTATCCAGGGACTGCCCACCGGCGCCTCCGAATCCGATCCGAATATGTGGCTAGAGGCGGTGGATCGGGTATTCGGTGAGTTGACGGAGACTGATATCCCGGTTGAGGAAATTCGGTGTATATCTGTATCAGGTCAGCAGCACGGATTGGTTGCGCTGGATGAAAAGGGCGATTTGACGCGTCCCACGAGCAAACTCTGGAACGATTTCTCCACCCAGGAAGAGTGCGAAATTCTGACTGAGAAAATCGGTGGCCTGGATGCAATGATCGAGGAGGTCGGGAACAGCCAGCGCACCGGATACACGGCGGCCAAGATCTTCCATATGGTCAGACACGAGCCTGAACGCTACAAGAAGACAACAACGCTCTTTCTGGTACACAACTATATCAACTGGTACCTGACCGGTGGCGTGCGGGTAATGGAACCCGGGGACACCTCTGGCATAGCGCTCTGGGACCCACGGACCGGAGAGTGGTCTGGGAAGGTAATCCAGGCGATTGATTCGAACCTTCGGGATAAACTGCCGCCTGTGGAGCCATCCGACGCAACCATCGGTGACATTTCGCCATCTCTGGCGGAACGGTTTGGGTTTTCCACGGACTGCCGGATTGATGCCGGCAGCGGAGACAACATGTACGGCGCCATTGGGACCGGAAACGTTACACCCGGACTCGTGACCGTCAGCCTGGGCACCAGCGGGACGGCATACTCATTCATGGAGGAGCCGTACGTCGATCCCACCGGGGAAATTGCTGCCTTCTGCGACAGTACCGGCCATTACCTGCCGTTGTTATGCGTCTCTAATCTGGCAAACGGGTATAACGAGATTCTGAATTTACACGAAATATCCCATGATGAATTTAACAAGATCGTCTCCGAGACCGAACCTGGTAACAGCGGGAAACTTTTGATTCCGTGGTACGAAGGCGAGCGGACTCCGGATGTGCCGCAGGCAGCACCGATCTATTTTGGATTTGGCCTGGACGATTTTACCAGAGAAACCCTGAGCCGTGCGGTGTTGGAAGGCCATATCCTGAGCCTCTACGACGGATTCCGCCGAATGCCCATCGAGGTTGACGAAATTCGTCTGACCGGCGGCATGTCTCAGTCTCCGGCCTGGTGCCAGACCATCGCAGATGTGTTTAACGCCGAAACCGTCCCGGTGCAGGGTGAAGGTGCGGCGCTGGGAGCGGCCGTACACGCTTCCTGGGCCTGGAAAAAAGAAAATAGTACGCCGGAAACCATTGAGGAAGCGGTGGAACCGTATGTGATCCTTGATGAGCAAAACCGGAAAACACCCATTCCTGAGTATGTGGAAATTCATAACATTCAGAAAGAACTGTTCCGGGCGCTCAGCCTGCGGGTGCGAGGTAAGGATGGTAAAGATCCATTCGCACTTCGGGAACAAATGGAACAGTGA
- a CDS encoding DUF4861 domain-containing protein produces the protein MFKNPILMLSLMIFGVFMLFGCADGDPFAGDYPNAVTVTATNPADVARTDAAVKIGVEQIKAKAPDFNPESFVIVDGTADVPSQLIPGKGKTGESVMFLTDLQPNEQKTFTLRYSTETIEPPEYTDRAQAVLAEKTGGEWNESEQVYEGGDFVDVTKVEVPDVHTDHSTYYRMEGPGWESDKVGYRLYLDHRNAIDIYGKKVTDMVLDTVGLHDFERYHHMAPWGMDILSVGDAFGVGSVGIWKDGSPYKLADVEDLSAEITTDGSIYSQFRLDYNGVQVEGNSYDVTSWLSIAAGSRLTNHTVQVSDNVNQFCAGLVKHGVEEMRSTADTDWRYLATYGTQTMEDEKLGMVLFYRTDAVKEITQDDLNYYLVMEPKDNMASFYFGAAWEKEPNGVKNKTEFLEYLNVTLQQLNNPISVNLN, from the coding sequence ATGTTTAAAAATCCTATTCTGATGTTAAGTCTCATGATATTTGGTGTATTCATGCTGTTCGGATGCGCTGATGGCGATCCGTTTGCAGGCGATTATCCGAATGCGGTGACGGTAACGGCAACCAATCCGGCAGATGTCGCCCGGACAGACGCCGCCGTTAAGATTGGTGTGGAACAGATCAAAGCAAAAGCGCCCGATTTTAATCCGGAATCGTTTGTCATTGTTGACGGTACTGCGGATGTACCCAGCCAGTTAATCCCCGGTAAAGGAAAAACAGGCGAATCGGTCATGTTCCTCACGGATTTGCAGCCAAATGAACAGAAAACATTTACGCTTCGGTATTCCACGGAGACAATAGAACCGCCGGAATATACTGATCGAGCCCAGGCAGTATTGGCTGAGAAGACTGGGGGAGAATGGAACGAATCCGAGCAGGTGTATGAGGGCGGCGATTTTGTTGACGTAACCAAGGTCGAAGTCCCCGACGTGCACACGGATCACAGCACGTATTACCGTATGGAAGGTCCCGGGTGGGAATCCGATAAAGTTGGCTATCGCCTCTACCTGGATCATCGGAATGCCATCGACATCTATGGAAAGAAAGTCACCGATATGGTGCTGGATACCGTTGGTTTGCACGACTTTGAACGATATCACCATATGGCGCCCTGGGGGATGGATATTCTGAGCGTCGGTGATGCCTTTGGCGTGGGGTCGGTTGGCATCTGGAAAGATGGCTCCCCCTATAAATTAGCGGACGTGGAGGATCTCTCTGCAGAAATTACTACCGACGGTTCAATTTACTCCCAATTCCGTCTAGACTATAACGGTGTCCAGGTTGAAGGCAATTCATACGATGTCACATCCTGGCTCTCCATCGCCGCAGGCAGTCGGCTGACGAATCATACCGTCCAGGTGTCTGACAATGTAAACCAGTTCTGCGCCGGACTCGTGAAACACGGTGTAGAGGAGATGCGCAGCACAGCTGATACGGATTGGCGTTATCTCGCAACTTACGGCACCCAGACCATGGAAGACGAAAAACTGGGGATGGTACTCTTTTATCGAACAGATGCGGTGAAGGAAATTACCCAGGACGACCTGAATTACTATCTGGTGATGGAACCGAAAGACAATATGGCGTCCTTCTACTTCGGCGCAGCTTGGGAGAAGGAGCCAAACGGGGTGAAGAATAAGACGGAATTTCTGGAATACCTGAATGTAACACTACAGCAGCTGAACAATCCAATTAGTGTAAACCTGAACTAA